The following coding sequences lie in one Haematobia irritans isolate KBUSLIRL chromosome 3, ASM5000362v1, whole genome shotgun sequence genomic window:
- the p115 gene encoding general vesicular transport factor p115 — protein sequence MDFLKSGFKTVLGATEPGQPPSAAETVEKLVDRASSSTLLEDRRDACRALKALSRKYRIEVGAQGMSALVQVLQNDCQDCEIISYALDTLCNIVASEEFEEEADNPTVSVNVGEQFTEMFIKNPEHVSCVMGYLEEYDFRVRRAAIQLLTTLIQNKTRDLQELVLVSPMGVSKLMDLLSDSREVIRNDALLLLIQLTKGNSNIQKIVAFENAFDKIFDVIRDEGCADGGIVVEDCLILLLNLLKNNSSNQQFFKEGSYIQRLAPMFDLSGKEGEEQGWAPQKMSNVHCMLQVVRSLVTPSNQQQVVSSCQKAMKQSKLLEALCEILMGSGVPADILTETINAVAEVARGDADNQDQLSKVMAPSTPPRPVIVVLLMSMINEKQLLALRCSVLYSFQCYLYRNPSGQQAVVSTLLPSSAADVSSLSTGQLLCTGLFSTDSLANWFSAVALMHALVDNTSQKEELLRVLLATSAGGHKPITLLEQCTNLLQQDSYKLQSKVGLLMLLSMWVAHCPTAVKTLLQTQGTMAYLTAQISGNEHDETEYLVQGLCAFLMGLCIQFNDNSLNGQKRDDICQLIIKRIGQENFCNKLNEVSRHEAYSRACKQPQIRAKSAVELLLDYEYCKLFKGLEALVVKMVTGFDVNGIELTELTLSSEASALVAQYKGIIRGLDNQITTLQETVKKLEARNTDQEQKLTELQNQNHQLMDQNTLLKAQLSARKNNDSSTNSSTPNHDNNSPPNNVTIEALNAAQFQTNLYYTENLRLQQELDNLRKRLQDATDSANLANENYQKLQKDQEDLLELLTDQENKIRCYAEQMRSAGLPVDDEGDVEDSNSDENINSNHSSLIANSTETSSPQHATQNI from the coding sequence ATGGATTTCTTAAAAAGTGGCTTTAAAACTGTCCTCGGTGCAACCGAACCCGGTCAGCCACCGAGCGCAGCTGAAACTGTAGAAAAGCTTGTGGATAGGGCATCATCTTCAACGCTTTTGGAAGACAGACGTGATGCATGTCGTGCGCTTAAGGCCCTATCCAGGAAATATCGTATTGAAGTGGGTGCACAAGGAATGTCTGCATTAGTGCAAGTACTACAAAATGATTGTCAAGACTGCGAAATAATATCTTATGCCCTAGATACACTTTGCAATATTGTTGCCAGTGAAGAGTTCGAAGAGGAGGCAGACAATCCTACAGTTTCGGTAAATGTTGGTGAACAATTTACGGAGATGTTTATTAAGAATCCAGAACACGTTTCTTGTGTAATGGGTTACCTGGAAGAGTACGACTTCAGAGTTCGGAGAGCAGCAATACAGTTGCTTACAACATTGATACAAAATAAAACACGCGACTTACAAGAACTGGTTTTGGTAAGTCCTATGGGCGTATCAAAATTAATGGATCTTCTCTCCGATAGTCGCGAGGTGATCCGGAACGATGCATTGCTTCTTCTGATTCAACTTACAAAGGGAAATTCAAACATTCAAAAAATTGTGGCCTTCGAGAAcgcctttgataaaattttcgatgttATCCGCGATGAAGGTTGTGCCGATGGAGGAATTGTTGTGGAGGATTGTCTAATACTTTtgcttaatttgcttaaaaacaaTTCCAgcaatcaacaattttttaaggagGGTTCGTACATTCAACGTTTGGCACCAATGTTTGACCTATCTGGCAAGGAAGGCGAAGAACAAGGATGGGCGCCGCAAAAGATGTCAAATGTGCATTGCATGCTTCAAGTTGTAAGATCTTTAGTAACTCCAAGCAATCAACAGCAAGTTGTTTCTTCATGTCAAAAGGCGATGAAACAATCGAAACTTTTGGAAGCCCTTTGCGAAATACTTATGGGTAGCGGGGTACCCGCCGACATTCTTACAGAGACCATAAATGCAGTAGCAGAAGTAGCACGTGGAGATGCCGACAATCAAGACCAATTAAGCAAAGTTATGGCTCCAAGTACGCCACCACGCCCTGTTATTGTCGTTTTACTTATGTCTATGATTAACGAAAAACAACTTCTGGCATTGCGATGTTCGGTGTTGTATTCATTTCAATGTTATCTCTACCGCAATCCATCAGGACAACAAGCCGTGGTGTCCACGTTATTGCCATCATCAGCTGCTGACGTATCTAGTCTTTCCACAGGCCAACTACTATGTACTGGTCTTTTTTCCACAGACTCCTTGGCGAATTGGTTTTCGGCCGTTGCTCTTATGCATGCTCTAGTTGACAACACATCACAAAAGGAAGAGCTTTTAAGAGTGTTACTAGCAACGTCAGCCGGTGGACATAAACCAATAACTTTACTCGAACAGTGTACCAATCTCTTACAGCAAGATTCATATAAATTACAAAGTAAAGTTGGTCTTTTAATGTTGTTGAGCATGTGGGTGGCACATTGTCCAACAGCGGTTAAAACTCTTCTACAAACTCAAGGTACAATGGCTTATCTAACGGCGCAAATAAGCGGAAATGAGCATGATGAAACTGAGTACTTGGTGCAAGGATTATGTGCCTTCCTAATGGGTCTCTGCATACAATTTAATGATAACTCTCTAAATGGACAGAAACGAGATGACATATGCCAATTGATAATCAAACGGATTGGCcaagaaaatttctgcaataaACTGAATGAAGTATCAAGACACGAAGCTTATAGCAGAGCATGTAAGCAACCCCAAATCCGAGCGAAGTCCGCCGTTGAACTCCTTTTGGATTATGAGTATTGTAAACTCTTTAAAGGTCTGGAAGCATTGGTGGTAAAAATGGTGACGGGTTTTGATGTTAATGGTATAGAATTAACAGAACTTACACTCAGCTCAGAAGCATCTGCATTGGTAGCCCAGTACAAAGGTATCATAAGAGGTTTGGATAACCAGATAACAACTTTACAGGAAACTGTAAAGAAACTAGAAGCAAGAAATACTGATCAAGAACAAAAACTGACAGAATTACAAAACCAGAATCACCAATTAATGGATCAAAATACCTTGTTGAAAGCCCAGTTATCTGCTCGAAAAAATAATGACTCATCGACAAATTCGTCTACACCTAACCACGACAATAACTCCCCTCCCAACAATGTCACAATTGAGGCCTTAAATGCTGCCCAATTTCAAACTAACCTTTACTATACCGAAAATTTACGCTTACAGCAAGAGTTGGATAATTTGCGCAAACGTTTACAGGATGCAACCGATTCTGCAAATTTGGCCAATGAAAACtatcaaaaattacaaaaagatCAAGAGGATTTGCTGGAGCTTCTAACTGACCAGGAAAATAAAATACGATGTTATGCAGAACAAATGCGGTCGGCTGGTCTGCCCGTTGACGATGAAGGTGATGTTGAGGACAGTAACAGCGATGAAAATATCAATTCTAATCATTCCAGTTTAATAGCAAATTCCACAGAGACCTCAAGTCCACAACACGCAACacagaacatatga
- the RpS6 gene encoding ribosomal protein S6 — MKLNVSFPATGCQKLFEVVDEHKLRVFYEKRMGQVVEADILGDEWKGYMLRIAGGNDKQGFPMKQGVLSHGRVRLLLKKGHSCYRPRRTGERKRKSVRGCIVDANMSVLALVIVKKGEKEIAGLTDDSVPRRLGPKRASKIRKLYNLTKEDDVRRFVVRRPLPAKDNKKATSKAPKIQRLITPVVLQRKRRRVALKKKRQVSSKEAAADYAKLLAQRKKESKAKREEARRRRSASMRESKSSISSDKK; from the exons ATGCCAAAAGCTATTCGAAGTTGTCGATGAACACAAATTGCGTGTGTTCTATGAGAAGCGTATGGGCCAAGTTGTCGAAGCCGATATCCTCGGTGATGAATGGAAAGGCTATATGCTCCGCATTGCCGGTGGTAACGACAAACAAGGTTTCCCCATGAAACAGGGTGTCTTGAGTCATG gTCGTGTCCGTTTGTTGTTGAAGAAGGGACACTCCTGCTACCGTCCACGTCGTACTGGTGAACGCAAACGTAAATCAGTCCGTGGTTGCATTGTTGATGCCAACATGTCCGTCTTGGCTTTGGTCATCGTCAAAAAGGGTGAAAAAGAAATTGCCGGTCTTACCGATGACTCCGTTCCCCGTCGCTTGGGTCCAAAGAGAGCCAGCAAAATCCGTAAATTGTACAACTTAACCAAGGAAGATGATGTCCGTCGTTTTGTTGTACGTCGTCCTCTGCCAGCCAAGGACAATAAGAAAGCAACATCTAAGGCCCCTAAGATCCAACGTTTGATCACTCCCGTTGTTTTGCAAAGGAAGCGCAGACGTGTTGCCTTGAAGAAGAAGCGTCAAGTGTCTTCCAAGGAAGCCGCCGCCGATTACGCTAAGTTGTTGGCCCAAAGAAAGAAGGAGAGCAAGGCCAAACGTGAAGAAGCCAGAAGACGCCGTTCTGCATCCATGCGCGAGTCCAAGAGCTCCATCTCCAGCGACAAAAAGTAA